TCCAGAACGGGATGGCCAACGCGTTCGTGAACTCGATCGTGGTCTCCGTGCCCGCGACGGTGCTGCCGATCATGATCGCTGCGTTCGCGGCGTACGCGTTCACGTTCATGCGGTTCTGGGGACGCAACGTGCTGTTCATGCTGATCGTCGGGTTGCTGGTGGTGCCGTTGCAGGTGGCCTTCGTGCCGTTGCTCAACCTGTTCGGCGACTTCGACCTCAACGGCACCTTCCTCGCGGTGTGGCTGGCCCACACCGGGTTCGGGATGCCGCTGGCGGTCTACATCCTGCGCAACTACATGTCGAGCCTGCCGCACGAGATCATCGAGTCGGCCGAGATCGACGGGGCCTCCCACTTCCAGACCTTCTGGAGGCTGATCGTGCCGATGTCGGTGCCCGCGCTGGCAGCGTTCGCGATCTTCCAGTTCCTCTGGGTCTGGAACGATCTGCTCGTCGCGCTGATCTTCCTCGGGGCCGGCGACAACGAGGTCGTCACGATCACCCTGCGCGACCTGATCGGCGACTTCGGTCAGGAGTGGCACCTGCTCACCGCCGGTGCCTTCATCACCATGACGGTGCCGCT
The sequence above is drawn from the Nocardioides albertanoniae genome and encodes:
- a CDS encoding carbohydrate ABC transporter permease — its product is MNKLTFGGLAVRVGIALLCLLWFIPTLGLLISSFRDEADVKSSGWWTVFTDPFNMSQWTFDSYTSVLQNGMANAFVNSIVVSVPATVLPIMIAAFAAYAFTFMRFWGRNVLFMLIVGLLVVPLQVAFVPLLNLFGDFDLNGTFLAVWLAHTGFGMPLAVYILRNYMSSLPHEIIESAEIDGASHFQTFWRLIVPMSVPALAAFAIFQFLWVWNDLLVALIFLGAGDNEVVTITLRDLIGDFGQEWHLLTAGAFITMTVPLLVFFSLQRYFVRGLTAGSVKG